In a genomic window of Weissella tructae:
- a CDS encoding COG3942 and LysM peptidoglycan-binding domain-containing protein translates to MNTTVKNMLLATAGAAVLMAGSTALGSADTTKITIMSGDTLSQLAIDYDATVEDLVSSNNIKDANKIWAGDKLVVTGKAVKDLKLTAEQKEVVAEVKEEVEVKQAEQAAVEAPAAAPAQVEAPVQTEVSTSAKTNKSQNTDFAKKYDAPQNYSAVNTYPQGQCTYFAKAAAPWVGNNWGNAADWAASAAAAGRTVSSTPTVGAVAVFAPGQQGAGGLGHVAVVTSVSPDGTSFGLIEGNYAGNRDSAQTAGVVFIR, encoded by the coding sequence ATGAATACTACTGTTAAGAACATGTTGTTAGCCACCGCTGGAGCCGCCGTTTTGATGGCTGGGTCAACTGCTTTGGGATCAGCTGACACAACTAAGATCACAATCATGTCAGGTGACACTTTGTCACAACTTGCTATCGATTACGATGCAACAGTTGAAGACTTGGTTTCTTCAAACAACATCAAGGATGCTAACAAGATCTGGGCCGGAGACAAGTTGGTTGTTACTGGTAAGGCTGTTAAGGACTTGAAGTTGACTGCAGAACAAAAGGAAGTTGTTGCTGAAGTTAAGGAAGAAGTTGAAGTAAAGCAAGCTGAACAAGCTGCTGTTGAAGCTCCAGCTGCTGCCCCAGCACAAGTTGAAGCTCCAGTTCAAACTGAAGTGTCAACATCTGCAAAGACTAACAAGTCACAAAACACTGATTTTGCAAAGAAGTACGATGCACCGCAAAATTACTCAGCTGTTAATACTTACCCACAAGGGCAATGTACTTATTTTGCAAAGGCCGCAGCTCCATGGGTTGGTAACAACTGGGGAAATGCTGCTGACTGGGCAGCTTCAGCCGCTGCAGCAGGTCGTACAGTTAGCTCAACACCTACAGTAGGTGCAGTTGCTGTATTCGCACCAGGACAACAAGGTGCTGGTGGCTTGGGACACGTTGCGGTTGTAACTAGTGTTAGCCCTGATGGAACATCATTTGGTCTAATCGAAGGTAACTATGCAGGTAACCGTGATTCAGCACAAACTGCAGGTGTTGTCTTCATCCGTTAA
- a CDS encoding NlpC/P60 family protein, translating into MPFSIEPGVAIHMDDFGNVDSRIMFTEPQGDRNLQILSTQIQPGGNAAYIEQELMHLIIARSNRDLLEVMSEVVGRPYKMQGNRPETGFDVAGLIQYIYNQSMGRGFPTDLEGQLKEVTLIEIQDIMPKDVLYWKSGDLVINAGVYVGGSRYLTVDLLAGEVTVKELADTWQPDFVGTIMPRGK; encoded by the coding sequence ATGCCATTTAGTATTGAACCAGGTGTTGCAATTCATATGGATGATTTTGGGAATGTTGATAGTCGAATTATGTTTACTGAACCGCAAGGGGATCGTAATTTACAAATTTTGTCTACACAGATTCAACCAGGTGGGAATGCAGCGTATATTGAACAAGAGCTAATGCACTTGATTATTGCACGCAGTAACCGTGATTTATTAGAAGTGATGTCGGAAGTCGTTGGACGTCCGTACAAAATGCAAGGAAATCGTCCAGAAACAGGTTTTGACGTCGCTGGATTGATTCAATATATCTACAATCAATCAATGGGACGTGGTTTTCCAACGGATTTAGAAGGTCAATTAAAAGAAGTAACGTTGATTGAAATTCAAGATATCATGCCTAAGGACGTTTTGTATTGGAAGTCTGGCGATTTGGTGATTAATGCAGGAGTTTACGTAGGGGGATCACGCTATCTAACAGTTGATTTATTGGCAGGTGAAGTAACTGTCAAGGAACTAGCGGATACTTGGCAACCTGATTTTGTCGGAACAATTATGCCACGAGGTAAATAA
- a CDS encoding GNAT family N-acetyltransferase has translation MMRSQRVVATQKDLPQLKRLYQAAFPYGEPFGFLLMMAKRRDIQMHAFYDGDAFVGLIYLIFDHDKVYVLYLAVNPQLRSQGLGSQVLQWLSETFPTRKVFLDLEVLDDQAENATQRARRRDFYLKNNFQSANLFFEEEGIDYEVLTTGESITADEYQTTMDVFTQGTFTVNFIPKPQE, from the coding sequence ATGATGAGAAGTCAAAGGGTTGTGGCAACGCAGAAAGATTTACCGCAATTGAAGCGTTTATATCAAGCGGCTTTTCCATATGGTGAACCATTTGGTTTTCTGTTGATGATGGCCAAACGACGTGACATTCAAATGCATGCCTTTTATGATGGGGATGCCTTTGTGGGGCTGATTTATTTGATTTTTGATCATGATAAGGTGTATGTGCTTTACTTAGCTGTTAATCCACAATTACGTAGTCAGGGGCTTGGGAGCCAAGTCTTGCAATGGTTATCAGAGACGTTCCCAACGCGTAAAGTGTTTTTGGATTTAGAGGTGTTGGATGACCAAGCAGAAAATGCGACGCAACGTGCACGTCGACGCGATTTTTATTTAAAAAATAATTTTCAATCAGCGAATTTGTTTTTTGAAGAAGAAGGTATTGATTATGAAGTGCTGACAACTGGTGAAAGCATTACAGCGGATGAGTATCAGACCACAATGGACGTCTTTACACAGGGAACCTTCACGGTAAACTTTATCCCAAAGCCTCAAGAATAG
- a CDS encoding PTS sugar transporter subunit IIC: protein MTSKVFDGTYEFNVKDFFFKVLSGSAQGILIGVLPAAVLKYVLMPFMAQTWAMDLNAILVLFGSFIPVLIGVAVALQFNMRSLDVGVMAIATGAASGSIKWATVDAGFVNPITGVATKAPSTVYLASGAGDVINAMIVAAIGVLVIWLVSKYLGGFGAVAIIFSPLLIGGGVAFLGRLIAPYVGAITTAIGDVVRLFTDLQPLPMAILIAMAFAFIIITPVSTVGIALAISLAGLGAGAAGVGVVATTVILLLNSAKVNKKGTTIAIFLGAMKGMMPAVFKKPIMITAFLGTAALAAIPVALLNVQGTPTSAGFGWIGMVSPIQSMLAQGSDSLFINNVIGVLPGLMVWFVIPVAAGFLVDYLCTKVFHLYSPEDFKQDM, encoded by the coding sequence ATGACGAGTAAAGTTTTTGATGGTACGTATGAGTTTAATGTGAAAGATTTCTTCTTTAAGGTTCTTTCAGGATCTGCACAAGGAATTTTGATTGGTGTGCTACCAGCCGCCGTATTGAAGTATGTTTTGATGCCATTCATGGCACAAACATGGGCAATGGATTTGAACGCTATCTTGGTATTGTTTGGATCATTCATTCCTGTTTTGATTGGGGTTGCGGTTGCTTTGCAATTCAACATGCGTTCGCTTGACGTGGGAGTTATGGCGATTGCAACAGGAGCAGCATCTGGTTCAATTAAGTGGGCCACTGTTGATGCTGGTTTTGTTAACCCAATTACCGGTGTTGCAACAAAGGCGCCAAGCACAGTTTACCTAGCATCTGGAGCGGGTGACGTGATTAACGCGATGATCGTTGCCGCAATCGGTGTGTTGGTTATCTGGTTGGTTTCTAAGTACTTGGGTGGATTTGGTGCCGTAGCCATTATCTTCAGCCCATTGCTAATTGGTGGAGGGGTTGCCTTCCTTGGTCGTTTGATTGCCCCTTACGTGGGAGCAATCACAACTGCAATTGGAGATGTTGTTCGTTTGTTCACTGACCTACAACCATTGCCAATGGCAATCTTGATTGCAATGGCGTTTGCCTTCATTATCATCACACCTGTTTCAACAGTTGGAATTGCGTTGGCAATTTCATTGGCTGGACTTGGTGCCGGTGCTGCCGGAGTTGGGGTTGTCGCAACAACAGTTATCTTGTTGTTGAACTCAGCTAAGGTTAACAAGAAGGGAACAACAATTGCGATCTTCCTTGGAGCGATGAAGGGAATGATGCCAGCTGTCTTCAAGAAGCCAATCATGATTACTGCCTTCCTAGGAACAGCCGCTTTGGCCGCTATTCCAGTTGCATTGCTAAATGTACAAGGAACACCAACATCAGCCGGATTCGGTTGGATTGGAATGGTTTCACCTATTCAATCAATGTTGGCACAAGGATCTGACTCATTGTTCATCAACAACGTTATCGGTGTTCTACCTGGTTTGATGGTTTGGTTTGTAATTCCAGTTGCTGCTGGATTCTTGGTTGACTACCTATGCACAAAGGTATTCCACCTATACTCACCAGAAGACTTCAAGCAAGACATGTAA
- a CDS encoding GNAT family N-acetyltransferase, whose amino-acid sequence MTFTYEPGLITYVIDGEVMAKIVFPANEDGTVWDITHTVVHSSLRGQGIANALLEEVVQLAIEADVKLKPTCVFAEKIFARTPAYQALQVTE is encoded by the coding sequence ATGACATTTACGTATGAACCAGGCTTGATTACTTATGTGATTGATGGTGAGGTTATGGCTAAAATCGTCTTTCCAGCCAATGAAGATGGCACTGTTTGGGATATTACGCATACAGTAGTCCACAGTTCACTCCGTGGACAAGGGATTGCGAATGCACTTTTAGAAGAAGTGGTACAGTTAGCAATTGAAGCAGATGTAAAGTTAAAGCCAACATGTGTATTTGCGGAAAAGATTTTTGCCCGGACACCTGCGTACCAAGCGCTACAAGTGACTGAATAA
- a CDS encoding alcohol dehydrogenase catalytic domain-containing protein: protein MDMEMIEAQPEGGFKRVVTPIPLLGEHDVLVQVKATGLNPIDGKQRTVIEKPKVLGFDAVGIVAQVGASVQAFQPGDRVFYSGDIARPGSLANYQLVREEIMALAPQNLTDVEAATIPLTFLTAYELLVDKFGLVAREGAATGQTLFIVNGAGAVGRVMTQLAKWMGMQVIATASTVESQNMVRANGADYVVNHYEDYLQELKENGWTDIPYIALLHEPNRHFAKVAELIAPFGHIGMIVAPDGPVDIGLVKNKSVSLDWEFMFVKASNELLMETQGAALALAAELSGADIITPYVGDVFAISDINSIEEVFIYMDNSETYGKAVIRRVD from the coding sequence ATGGATATGGAAATGATTGAAGCACAACCTGAAGGTGGATTTAAAAGGGTGGTGACACCTATACCACTTTTGGGTGAGCATGATGTCTTAGTGCAAGTTAAGGCAACTGGCTTGAATCCAATTGATGGGAAGCAACGTACCGTTATTGAGAAACCTAAGGTTTTGGGATTTGATGCAGTCGGGATTGTTGCGCAAGTAGGCGCATCAGTACAAGCCTTTCAACCTGGGGATCGTGTTTTTTATAGTGGAGACATTGCACGACCGGGAAGTTTAGCAAATTATCAACTTGTTCGTGAAGAGATTATGGCGCTAGCGCCACAAAATCTAACAGACGTTGAAGCAGCGACGATTCCGTTAACCTTTTTAACAGCCTATGAATTGTTGGTTGATAAATTCGGATTAGTCGCACGTGAAGGTGCGGCTACTGGGCAGACACTATTTATTGTTAATGGCGCTGGTGCAGTTGGTCGTGTCATGACACAACTCGCAAAATGGATGGGGATGCAAGTCATTGCAACTGCATCTACAGTGGAAAGTCAGAATATGGTTCGTGCGAATGGTGCGGATTATGTTGTGAATCATTATGAAGACTACTTACAAGAACTAAAAGAAAATGGTTGGACAGATATTCCGTATATCGCACTATTACATGAACCAAATCGACATTTTGCCAAGGTTGCGGAATTAATCGCACCTTTTGGTCATATTGGGATGATTGTTGCGCCTGATGGGCCTGTGGATATTGGCTTAGTAAAAAATAAGTCTGTTTCATTAGATTGGGAATTTATGTTTGTCAAAGCATCGAATGAACTATTAATGGAGACACAAGGTGCTGCATTGGCGCTAGCTGCTGAATTAAGTGGTGCTGATATTATTACGCCATATGTTGGAGACGTGTTTGCTATTTCTGATATTAATAGTATTGAAGAGGTTTTTATTTATATGGACAATAGTGAGACGTATGGCAAGGCTGTAATTCGTCGGGTCGATTAG
- a CDS encoding MarR family winged helix-turn-helix transcriptional regulator: MELLSEYIDAYLSTLKYLDEVISEPADEYGLSFEQYLIMHGISEKDGITLTDIVEDRHVTRAAVSRQIKMLLKKGYVYQEADKNDRRRMLLHLTDLGIEIEQIVTERVTNRFDGWVEVFGEEKAQAILDFIRHFDEKVVSKTRGRARQLDGDY, encoded by the coding sequence ATGGAATTACTAAGTGAGTATATTGATGCTTATCTATCTACACTGAAATATTTAGATGAGGTTATTTCAGAACCAGCCGATGAGTATGGTTTGTCTTTTGAACAATACCTAATTATGCATGGTATTTCAGAAAAAGATGGTATTACACTAACGGATATCGTGGAAGATCGTCATGTGACACGAGCCGCTGTGTCACGTCAGATTAAAATGCTCTTGAAGAAGGGGTATGTCTACCAAGAGGCAGATAAAAATGATCGTCGACGTATGCTATTACATCTAACCGACTTAGGGATCGAAATCGAACAAATTGTGACAGAACGTGTGACAAACCGTTTCGATGGTTGGGTAGAAGTATTTGGTGAAGAAAAGGCACAAGCCATTTTGGACTTTATTCGTCATTTTGATGAGAAGGTTGTTTCAAAGACGCGTGGTCGTGCACGTCAACTTGATGGGGACTACTAG
- the rpmF gene encoding 50S ribosomal protein L32, with protein MAVPARKTSKMKKRMRRGGQGGLKTPVLHKNENGVYVRNHHVAADGSYKGKQVVSK; from the coding sequence ATGGCAGTTCCTGCACGTAAGACTTCAAAGATGAAGAAGCGTATGCGTCGTGGAGGTCAAGGTGGACTTAAGACACCTGTACTTCACAAGAACGAAAACGGTGTTTACGTACGTAACCACCACGTGGCCGCTGACGGTTCATACAAGGGTAAGCAAGTTGTTTCTAAGTAA
- the alsS gene encoding acetolactate synthase AlsS, with product MSDSQQYGADLIVDSLNNHGVDLVFGIPGAKIDRLFERLEHPEEGTVSPELVVVRHEQNAAFMAQGFARITRKPGAMIATSGPGVGNLVTGLMTATAEGDPVLAIGGQVPRKDLYRLTHQSTDSVAIFKPVTNYSVEVQDPENISEILANAFVAATGPKPGAAFVSIPQDVDDAVITAKPLQVFNAPKMGAAHTNDIAWLAEQVKAAKLPVILVGQRGSDDDTVASLRSLLEQTNLPVVETFQGAGVISRELEPSTFFGRIGLFHNQPGDQLLAESDLVITVGYDAIEYEPRNWNANNDLKIVTIDTAFAQIDNHYVPERQLVGTIADTLDSLKSVIAGYVLGDEAKATLAKTKQQLHDSDNETYTPAEAHLNHPLSIVKALQERVTDDMTVASDIGSHYIWMARHFKSFVPRHFLISNGMQTLGVGLPWAMVAAMVRPNAKAISVSGDGGFFFSGQELATAVEMKLNTVSLVWNDNHRYDMVKFQEEKKYDGKSAGIQLAPIDIVKFAESMGAKGLRVETPDQLDAVLDEAFATEGPVVIDIPVDYSHNHELAQLVAQEG from the coding sequence ATGTCTGATTCACAACAATACGGTGCTGACCTAATCGTCGACAGTCTTAACAACCACGGTGTTGATTTGGTTTTTGGAATTCCAGGAGCCAAGATTGACCGCCTATTCGAACGATTGGAACACCCAGAAGAAGGAACTGTTTCACCTGAACTAGTCGTTGTTCGTCATGAACAAAACGCGGCTTTCATGGCCCAAGGTTTTGCACGTATTACACGTAAGCCGGGTGCAATGATTGCGACTTCTGGACCAGGAGTTGGTAACCTTGTGACTGGTTTGATGACAGCTACCGCTGAAGGAGATCCTGTTTTGGCCATCGGTGGACAAGTACCTCGTAAGGACTTGTACCGCTTGACACACCAAAGCACTGACTCAGTTGCGATTTTCAAGCCTGTGACAAACTACTCTGTTGAAGTTCAAGACCCTGAAAACATTTCAGAAATCTTGGCTAACGCCTTTGTTGCTGCAACTGGACCAAAGCCCGGAGCGGCTTTCGTATCAATTCCACAAGACGTTGATGATGCTGTGATTACAGCTAAGCCATTACAAGTATTTAACGCACCTAAGATGGGTGCTGCCCACACCAACGATATCGCTTGGTTAGCAGAACAAGTAAAGGCTGCTAAGTTGCCAGTTATCCTTGTTGGACAACGTGGTTCAGATGATGACACAGTTGCTTCATTGCGTAGCTTGCTAGAACAAACAAACCTACCCGTTGTAGAAACATTCCAAGGGGCTGGAGTTATCTCACGTGAACTAGAACCTTCAACATTCTTTGGTCGTATTGGTTTGTTCCACAACCAACCAGGTGACCAATTGTTGGCTGAATCTGACTTGGTTATTACAGTTGGTTACGATGCCATCGAATACGAACCACGTAACTGGAATGCTAACAACGATCTAAAGATCGTGACAATCGATACTGCCTTTGCACAAATCGATAACCACTACGTACCTGAACGTCAACTTGTTGGAACAATCGCTGATACATTAGATTCATTGAAGTCAGTTATTGCTGGTTACGTCTTGGGTGATGAAGCTAAGGCAACTTTGGCTAAGACAAAGCAACAATTGCACGATTCTGATAACGAAACATACACACCTGCTGAAGCACATCTAAACCACCCATTGAGCATCGTTAAGGCGCTACAAGAACGTGTTACAGATGATATGACTGTGGCTTCTGACATTGGATCACACTACATCTGGATGGCACGTCACTTCAAGTCATTCGTCCCACGTCACTTCTTGATTTCAAATGGTATGCAAACACTTGGTGTTGGATTACCATGGGCGATGGTTGCGGCGATGGTTCGTCCAAATGCTAAGGCAATTTCTGTTTCTGGTGACGGTGGATTCTTCTTCTCAGGTCAAGAATTGGCCACTGCTGTTGAAATGAAGTTGAACACAGTTAGTTTGGTTTGGAATGACAATCACCGTTACGACATGGTTAAGTTCCAAGAAGAAAAGAAGTATGACGGAAAGTCAGCCGGAATCCAATTGGCCCCAATCGACATCGTTAAGTTTGCCGAATCAATGGGTGCTAAGGGATTACGTGTTGAAACACCTGATCAACTAGACGCTGTCTTGGATGAAGCATTCGCAACAGAAGGACCCGTTGTTATCGACATCCCCGTTGACTACTCACACAACCACGAATTAGCACAACTTGTTGCACAAGAAGGCTAA
- a CDS encoding universal stress protein, translating to MMKTGKQFKHVLVAVNDSKLGQMALVNAIHQALEDEAKLSIVSVFERDDMSVFDAMSKEKTHAAYADVERALARYKEIAEEAGVKDVQMILAEGEPGPVIVKNIIPQYDVDFVIIGSHSNIGRAPYFGSQSSYVANNAPISVMIVR from the coding sequence ATGATGAAGACAGGGAAGCAATTTAAGCATGTTTTGGTAGCGGTGAACGATTCTAAGTTGGGACAAATGGCATTAGTGAACGCAATTCATCAAGCGTTAGAAGATGAAGCAAAGCTATCTATTGTCTCTGTGTTTGAACGGGATGATATGAGTGTCTTTGATGCGATGTCTAAAGAGAAGACCCATGCAGCGTATGCGGATGTGGAACGTGCATTGGCACGTTATAAAGAGATTGCAGAAGAAGCGGGCGTAAAAGATGTTCAAATGATTCTAGCTGAGGGAGAGCCAGGACCAGTGATCGTAAAAAATATTATTCCACAATATGACGTTGATTTTGTCATTATTGGGTCACATTCTAATATTGGCCGCGCGCCATACTTTGGGTCACAATCAAGCTATGTGGCCAACAATGCACCAATTTCTGTGATGATTGTTCGCTAA
- a CDS encoding ATP-dependent Clp protease ATP-binding subunit, which produces MAQDNFGFSDFDDIFRMMNDDIARQQRMSRQQPQPQMRQQQMRSQQQVPQQEQGLLDQYGINMTEEARRGNFDPVIGRDDEIQRTIEILNRRSKNNPVLIGEPGVGKTAVVEGLAQAIVNAKVPAKLQDKEVIRLDVVSLVQGTGVRGEFEERMQKLMDEVSQRKDVILFIDEIHEIMGAGGTGEGSMDAGNILKPALARGDFQLLGATTLNEYRQIEKDGAIARRFQPVMVDEPTTEEANLILKGLAPRYAEYHKVTYSDGALEAAVDLSNRYITDRYLPDKAIDLMDEAGSVKNLSVKIGDPKEIEKKIQEADNKKMEAANEEDFEKATYWKDQVNQLTLQLESIKSQKPQNEAATTVTKRDIEKVVEQKTGIPVGELAESEQTQLKNLDKDLAAHVIGQDEATERVARAIRRNRVGFNKSGRPIGSFLFAGPTGVGKTETAKQLAKELFGTDENMIRFDMSEYMEKHSVSKLIGAPAGYVGYEEAGQLTEAVRRHPYSLVLLDEVEKAHPDVMNMFLQILDDGRLTDAQGHVVSFKDTIIIMTSNAGQAGFDPEDEDQPDLMTRLAPYFKPEFLNRFDAIVEFSPLSKDNLLHIVDLMLNDMNHAIALKGLHIDITDQTKRKLVDLGYDPAMGARPLRRVIQDQLEDQIADFYLDNPNVKDLRAEVRDDEIVIVAETDPNKEKADEKLMKHDKKEAEKDAELADIAKEAHDLAE; this is translated from the coding sequence ATGGCACAAGACAATTTTGGATTTTCAGATTTTGACGATATTTTTCGGATGATGAATGATGACATTGCACGTCAACAACGAATGTCTCGTCAACAACCTCAACCACAAATGCGACAACAACAAATGCGAAGCCAACAACAGGTTCCGCAACAAGAACAAGGACTATTAGATCAATATGGAATCAACATGACTGAGGAGGCTCGTCGAGGTAATTTTGATCCCGTGATTGGTCGTGATGATGAAATTCAACGAACGATTGAAATTTTGAATCGTCGTAGCAAGAACAATCCCGTATTAATCGGTGAACCTGGGGTCGGTAAGACGGCTGTGGTTGAAGGTTTGGCACAAGCGATTGTGAATGCGAAAGTACCAGCTAAATTACAAGATAAAGAAGTGATTCGTTTGGACGTTGTGTCACTTGTTCAAGGAACTGGTGTACGTGGAGAATTTGAAGAGCGTATGCAAAAGTTAATGGACGAAGTTTCACAACGAAAGGATGTTATTCTATTCATTGATGAAATCCATGAAATTATGGGTGCTGGTGGCACAGGTGAAGGTTCAATGGATGCTGGTAATATTTTGAAGCCAGCATTAGCACGTGGTGATTTCCAACTATTGGGAGCCACAACATTGAACGAATACCGTCAAATTGAAAAGGACGGTGCGATTGCACGTCGTTTCCAACCAGTTATGGTGGATGAACCAACAACCGAAGAAGCCAATTTGATTTTGAAGGGCTTGGCACCTCGTTATGCGGAATACCATAAGGTAACTTATTCTGATGGTGCCTTGGAAGCTGCTGTTGATCTATCAAATCGTTACATTACAGATCGTTACTTGCCAGACAAGGCGATTGACTTGATGGACGAAGCCGGATCTGTAAAGAACCTATCTGTGAAGATTGGTGACCCAAAGGAAATCGAAAAGAAGATTCAAGAAGCAGATAATAAGAAGATGGAAGCCGCCAATGAGGAAGACTTTGAAAAGGCTACTTATTGGAAGGACCAGGTTAACCAATTAACACTTCAATTAGAATCAATTAAGAGCCAAAAGCCACAAAATGAAGCTGCAACAACTGTCACAAAGCGTGATATTGAAAAGGTTGTGGAACAAAAGACTGGTATTCCAGTTGGTGAATTAGCAGAATCAGAACAAACACAACTTAAGAATTTGGATAAGGACTTAGCCGCACATGTTATTGGGCAAGATGAAGCGACTGAACGTGTAGCACGTGCTATCCGTCGTAACCGTGTCGGATTTAATAAGTCTGGTCGTCCAATTGGAAGTTTCTTGTTTGCTGGACCAACTGGGGTTGGAAAGACTGAAACAGCAAAGCAACTAGCCAAGGAATTATTTGGAACTGATGAAAATATGATTCGTTTTGACATGTCTGAGTACATGGAGAAGCATTCCGTTTCTAAGTTGATTGGTGCGCCAGCAGGATACGTTGGTTATGAAGAGGCTGGACAATTGACGGAAGCAGTTCGTCGTCATCCTTACTCACTTGTCCTATTGGATGAGGTTGAAAAGGCACATCCAGATGTTATGAATATGTTCCTACAAATTTTGGACGACGGTCGTTTAACAGACGCCCAAGGGCATGTTGTTTCCTTTAAGGACACGATTATCATCATGACATCAAATGCAGGACAAGCTGGTTTTGATCCAGAAGATGAAGATCAACCAGATTTGATGACACGTTTGGCACCATACTTTAAGCCAGAATTCTTAAACCGTTTTGATGCAATTGTTGAATTCAGTCCATTGAGTAAAGATAACCTACTACACATCGTGGACTTGATGTTGAATGATATGAACCATGCGATTGCGTTGAAGGGATTGCACATTGATATCACAGACCAAACAAAGCGTAAGCTAGTTGACCTAGGTTATGATCCTGCAATGGGAGCACGTCCACTACGTCGTGTTATCCAAGATCAATTAGAAGATCAAATTGCCGACTTCTATCTAGACAATCCAAATGTTAAGGATTTACGTGCTGAAGTACGTGATGACGAAATTGTGATTGTTGCAGAAACAGATCCTAACAAGGAAAAAGCTGATGAGAAGTTAATGAAACATGATAAGAAGGAAGCTGAGAAAGATGCAGAATTAGCAGATATTGCAAAAGAAGCGCATGATTTAGCTGAATAA
- a CDS encoding nucleoside 2-deoxyribosyltransferase — translation MMSQGTVRVYVAGGWFSDVQSEQLNRVAEAIKANPTVAYGFEPQAHQGSETYGTERWADLTFSSDVQAMNNADVIVASLNESDLDSGTVWELGYMTAAQKPAVIVYDGTSLNLMPARGAGLYVNLNEDKGLTSEHFGLEELATLDFNALPTNKWLGGML, via the coding sequence ATGATGAGTCAAGGAACAGTACGTGTTTATGTTGCAGGTGGTTGGTTTTCAGATGTGCAATCAGAACAATTAAACCGTGTGGCAGAAGCGATTAAAGCTAATCCAACAGTTGCGTATGGATTCGAACCCCAAGCGCACCAAGGAAGCGAAACGTACGGAACAGAACGTTGGGCAGACCTAACGTTCAGTAGTGACGTACAAGCCATGAATAATGCAGATGTGATTGTGGCATCTTTGAACGAAAGTGATTTGGATTCAGGGACTGTCTGGGAATTGGGTTACATGACTGCGGCACAAAAGCCAGCGGTTATTGTCTATGACGGAACATCATTGAACTTGATGCCAGCTCGTGGTGCTGGTCTATATGTTAACTTGAATGAAGATAAGGGCCTAACTTCTGAACACTTTGGTTTGGAAGAATTGGCAACACTTGACTTCAATGCTTTGCCTACTAACAAGTGGCTAGGTGGTATGTTATAA
- the budA gene encoding acetolactate decarboxylase yields the protein MTTLYQHSTLGALMARQFAGTTTADELLTHGDTGIGTLDGVDGEVIILDGQMYQAESNGTVNHITALNDTSLPFATVHFAGESEAITLPHTDFAGLASLADSHHFHNNFAALRLHGDFSHVLVRIAPKSEAPYPSLATVAENQPTFTAENITGTIIGYYSPELYQGAVAAGWHLHFLSDDHTFGGHLLALTGDNLTGTLEEFADFQLHLPIDNASFKNHTLDLDGLNEGIAAAEGH from the coding sequence ATGACAACTCTATATCAACACAGTACGCTTGGTGCTTTGATGGCCCGTCAATTCGCGGGTACAACCACAGCCGATGAATTACTAACACATGGAGATACTGGTATCGGAACGTTAGATGGCGTCGACGGCGAAGTCATCATCCTAGATGGTCAAATGTATCAAGCTGAGTCTAACGGTACTGTCAATCACATCACAGCCCTTAACGACACTAGTTTGCCATTTGCGACGGTTCATTTCGCCGGTGAAAGCGAAGCAATTACATTGCCTCACACTGACTTTGCAGGCTTAGCATCGTTAGCTGATAGCCACCATTTCCACAACAACTTCGCTGCATTACGTCTACATGGTGACTTTAGTCACGTACTTGTGCGTATTGCACCTAAGTCAGAAGCACCTTACCCCAGCTTAGCAACAGTTGCTGAAAACCAACCGACATTCACTGCTGAGAATATCACTGGTACTATTATTGGATATTACTCACCAGAGTTATATCAAGGTGCCGTTGCGGCTGGCTGGCATTTGCATTTCCTAAGCGACGACCATACATTTGGTGGACATCTCTTAGCGTTAACAGGGGATAACTTAACTGGAACATTAGAAGAGTTTGCTGATTTCCAATTACATTTACCCATTGATAACGCCAGCTTTAAAAACCATACATTAGACCTGGATGGTTTAAATGAAGGTATCGCCGCGGCAGAAGGCCACTAA